The Mycobacterium seoulense genomic interval TCGGTGTATCACCTCAAGGAGGGCGATCCGCACGCGTGGGCGATCCCGCGACTGATGGGTGTCGCGAAAGCGGCTTTCGTGGCAGTCGAATTCGACGAATACGGCGCGGGTCAAGGTCATCGGCTACACCAGCAGCTCTTCGCCGACCTGATGGCGGCGGCGGGGCTGGACACGACGTACCTGGCCTACGCCGACGTCGTCACCGCCGAGGCGTTGGCCGCGGTGAACCTGATGTCACTGTTCGGGCTGCACCGCGAGTTACGTGGTGCCGCGATCGGGCACTTCGCGTCGACCGAGATCACCTCCCCGCCGGGATCGCGGCGGATGGTGCGGGCCCTGCAGCGGATGGGGGCGCCCTCGGCGTGCGTGGAGTTCTACGCCGAGCATGTCGAGGCCGACGCGGTGCACGAGCACGTGGTCCGCATCGACGTGGTCGGCGACCTCGTCGCCCGCGAACCGCAGCTCGATCGCGACGTCGTGTTCGGGATCCGCGCCCACGCCGCGGTCGAAAACCGGTTGGCCGACGCGGTTATGGCGTCGTGGCAGCAGGGTCGGACGTCGTTGCGGAGGGCGCTGGACTAGTGTTGCGGCGCCCCAGGTTTCGGCAGCGGCGATGGCTGGTGTCGCACAGGGGATAATTCTCGCTGCGCCGGCAGGTGCAGATCGCCACCATGAACCGGTCGGATTCGACGACCTCCCCGTCGGGCATCTCGATGCGCACCGGGCCGGCCACCAGCACCGGCCCGCCCGCGACCACCTGTACCCGGGTGGCCGTCACCGCTTGTCCGCCCTGATCACGATCAGCTCCTCTTCCCGCCGGCCGGGCGGTATCAACCCGACGCTCTCCAGCCAGGAGGCCCGCGCCGTCATCACCGGGCCGAAGGGTATCCATTTCGACGCAACGACTTTCGCATCCATGCCGGCCCACTTCAGGGAGTCCAGCGACTGCTGGACACCGGCGAGCGCCGAGTGCACCAGAAGCAGGGTCCCCCCGTCGCACAGCAGCTTCGGCGCCGCTTCGCACAGCGGATCCAGCACCATCCGCCCGTCCGGGCCGGCGTTCCAGGCCCACGCCGGCCCCGCACAGGAAGGGATCGCCGCCGTGTCGTCGTGCGGCGGAGCCGGCACGTACGGCGGGTTCGACACGACGACGTCGAACGGCGCACAGTCCAGCGCGTCGCTCCATGTGCCGTTCCGGACATCGACATTCACGCCGGCCGCGACGGCGTTGCCCCGCGAACAGCCCACGGCGTCCGGGCAGATGTCAAAGGCCGTGACGTCGGCGCCACCCATCTCGGCGGCGGCGATCGCGATGAATCCGCTGCCCGTACACAGATCGAGAACGCGGCGCCCCGGAATGAGCGCGCTTTCTCCCATCACATCCACCAGTAATCGGGAATCGTCCTGTGGCTGATAAACGTTGGAAGCAGCCATGACAGCGGGTCCTGGATATGTTGTGGTCAACTTTGGCCTTTCGACAGATCGCCGGGGCGATCACTGCATGGCCTGTGTAATGCCCGCAAACCGATGGGTTCAAACGGCGTGAGGAAAGGCCTTTTCCCGCTAACTCGCAGGCGCGTAGGCGAATTGCCGCACAATGGCTGCGCAGAATGCCGGGAGGTCCTTCGGTGAGCGGCTGGTGATCAGGTTGCCGTCGACCACGACCTCCTCGTCCACCACATTCGCGCCCGCGTTGCGGAGGTCGGTGCGGATGGACGGATACGACGTGAGCGTCCGGCCCTCTGCCACACCGGCTTCCAGCAGGGTCCAGGGGCCATGACAGATTGCGGCGACCGGCTTTCCGGAGGAGGCGAAGTCGCGCACGAAGGACACGGCCGAGCTGTCCATCCGCAGCTTGTCCGGGTTGACGGTGCCGCCCGGCAGTACCAGGCCGTCGAATTCGGAGACCGATGCCTCCGCGACCGCGCGGTCGACTTTGAAAGTTCCGGCCGGCTCGAGATCGTGGTTGCGAGCCTGGATTTCGCCGTCCTTGAGAGAAAGCAGCTCGACTTGTGCGCCGGCCTCCTGGAGCGCCGCGCGGGGCTGTTCGAGTTCCACCTTCTCCACCCCATCGGCGGCGAGAAACGCGACTTTCTTTCCTTTCAATTCATTTGCCATGGCAATTTCCCTTTCCACATCGATCAGCTCGGAATCGAGGATGACTTTCGTGCAGTGGTCCTCTTTGTTACTGAAGATCTCGTAGCCGTCGGGCGCCTGGTCGCTCAATCCCAGCCCGAAACTCGTCAGCTCTTTCTGCCTTGCGGCGAACATCGGGCAAAGTCGCTGCCGGACAGCCGCTTTGCAGATCGTCAGGTAGTCGGCGCTGCTCGCCGGTGTTCGCGCACCGCACCGACCCGCCCGGCCGAACGCGCGACTCAGGGCGGGTACCCGGGCAGACTCGGCCCAAACGTGGACTTAGTTCGCTGCGCTGCGCAGCGCGGCAAGCAACGGCTCGGCGGCTTCGGACAGGAAGAGGTCCTGCGATTCCCCTCCGACCTGGACGAGCGCCACGTCGGTGAACCCGGCCTCCCAATAGGGCTTGACGGCCTCGACGATCGCATCGAGGTCGGGGCCGCAGGGGATGGAGTCCGCGACGTCTTCGGGGCGGACGAACTGGGTCGCGCCGGCGAAGCCGGCCGGCGTCGGCAGGTCGGCGTTGACCTTCCAGCCGCCCGCGAACCAGCGGAACTGGTCGTGGGCGCGTTTGATCGCGGTGTCGCGGTCGCGGTCCCAGCACACCGGGATCTGGCCGATCACGCGGCCCCCGCCGGCCAGGTTGGCGGCCTGCCGCGCGGCGTGCCAGGCGTCGACGAGCTGCCCGTCGGGCTCGACCGCGACGAAGTGGTCGGCCAGCCGGGCGAACTTGTCGACCGCCTTGGTGCCGCCCATGGCCACCGCGATGCCGACCGGGACGTCGGGAACGTCCCACAGCCGTGCGGAGTCCACCTGGAAGTAGTCGCCGCTGAAGCTCACCAGCTGGCCGCCGAACAGCTCACGGATGATCTTTATCGCTTCGCGCAGCATGTCCTGGCGGCGTTCGACCGTGGGCCAGCCCTTGCCGACGATGTGCTCGTTGAGGTTCTCGCCGGTGCCCAGGCCCAAGGTGAACCGGCCGTCGGACAGGATCTGCACGGTGGCGGCCTGCTGGGCGACGACGGCCGGGTGATAGCGCATCGTGGGGCACGTCACGTAGGTGTAGAGGTCGACCCGTTCGGTGGCGTGCGCCACCGCGCCCAGCACCGCCCAGGCGTTGGGCGCATGCCCCTGCGATGTCAGCCAGGGGGAGAAGTGGTCGCTGCACACCTCGAAGTCGAAACCGCGCTCTTCGGCAGAAACGGCTTGCCGGACAAGGTCTTTGGGTCCACTCTGCTCGGTCATCAAAGTGTAGCCAAAATTGGTCATGGTGTTATACGTACCCCGGTCCGCGGCGCGCAAACCGCGTCAGCCCGCGGTGGTGATCGAGTCCCCGGTGCCGCTGGCCGCGCGGCGCGCGGCCAGCCGGCGTTTCTGCGGCTCGATCGTGTAGCGGGGGTCACGGGCCGATTCCAGCCCCGCCTCGAAGAAACCGAACCTCAGCAGCGCCGACGCCGTCAGCAATGTCAGGCCGGACACGGCGGCGATACCGCGGTGCCGCCCGCCGAGCAACGCGCCCAGACCGCCCGCGGCGGCCAACCGTTCGCTCCACGCCAGCAGCCGGCCGGGCCTGCCCTGATGCAGCGGTTCTCTGGTCACCGGGTCCATTCGGTACTCGGTGAACCTGGCCGAGACCAGATCCGCGACCGCGCCGATGACGGCCAGGGTGCGGGCGGGCCCCGCCTCGCGGGCCGGGGTGGTGATCATCGCCAGCCCCGATGCGGCCAGGCTCGCCGAGCTGACGAACACGAACGGCAGGTCCTTGTACGCGGCGTTCCACGTGGGGGTCGCGGTGTCGGTGAGCAGCACGGCGGTGTAGACGGCCAGCGGTGCGGCGAACGCGGCGGCCTCCAGCCCGGCCGGTCCCTCCACGGCGCGCAGCACGGGACGCAACGGGCCCAACGGGATTCGCTCGCCGGTCATCCGGTCGACCTCGGCCACCGAGGCGATCCCGATGCCGGCGGAAAAGAAGCTGAGGATCCACGAGCCGATGCTCATCGGCGAGGTCAGTTTGACCGTCCGGAGCATGTTGACGAAACGTTCGGGCCGGCCCAGGTCCTTCACCAGAGCGACCGCGCCCAGCAGCACCGCGATCAGGGCCGACAGCCTTGCGTTGCGGCGCAACGTCTTTCGACCGGTGAGCTGGGCACCGGCCGCCAGCAGGCCGGACCCCCCGGCGACGCCACCCAAGAACAGGTACGCCGCCACCTCATGTCCCCACGGGGCGGGTTTGACCACCGGGCGCCCGTAGTAGGAGCCGAACTCCGCCTCGGGCACCATCGGCATCTCGCGCGAACCATCGCCCCCGCCGCGGCGGCCCGCGCGCTTGCCTTTCCGGCGCTTGCCGCCCTGCGGCTCCGGCGGGCGGAAGCTGTCGAATTCCGAGGTACTCACCGGTTCCTCCAGAAGGCCCATGCGGCCGCGCCGACCATGCCGGCCGCGGCCACGACGGCGCGCCTGAACATTTGCGGCAGGTCGGCCGTGCACACGCGGGGGTCGGGGGGCAGCCCGTACACCTCGGGCTCGTCGAGCAGCAGGAAGATCGACCCGGTGCCGCCCACGCCGTCCCGCTCGTTGGCGCCGTAGAGGCGCGCCTCCGTGAGCCCCTGGGCGTGCAGCGCGGCGACCCGGTCCCGGGCCGTGACCACCAGGTCGTCGTGGTCGCCGAACTTGATCGACGTCGTCGGGCAGGTCTTGGCGCAGGCCGGGATCTGGTCCTCGACGAGGCGGTCGTAGCACAGGGTGCACTTCTGGGCCACACCCGTCACGGGCTTCTCGGCCGGACTGCCCGGTCGCTGCGCCGGCGTGGTGTACGTGCCGTCGCTGCGACGCTCGACCACGCCGAACGGGCATCCGGCCACGCAGGTGCCGCAGCCGTTGCAGACGTCGTCCTGCACCACGACGGTGCCGAACTCGGTGCGGAACAGCGCGCCGGTCGGGCACACGTCCAGGCAGCCGGCGTGCGTGCAGTGCTTGCACACGTCCGACGACATCAGCCACCGGAACTCGGGGGTGTCGGGCGGTGTGACGTCCGGTCGCTTCGGTGCACCCGCGATCGCGGGCATGCCCAAATCGGTGAGGGCGCGCCCGGATTCGCGCGCCTCCTCGATCCGGTCGCGGCCCTGCTCGATGAAGGCGACGTGCCGCCAGGTGCTGGCGCCCAGCGATCCGGTGTTGTCGTAGGACGAGCCCAGCAGCTCCAGGTCGCCGTCGCGCGGGTTGCGGTTCCACTCCTTGCAGGCGACCTCGCAGGCCTTGCAGCCGATGCAGATCGAGGTGTCGGTGAAGAACCCCTTGCGCGGCTTGGGTTCGACCCAGCCGGCGTCACTCGTCGGGTCGGTCGGTCCGCTCAGCTGACCCATCGGCTCCCCCTTCCCAGACGCCGTCGTCGATCCGCACGTTGCCCGTCTCGGCGGTGGCCCCCGAGCGGGACTGATACTCGGCGATCAGCCGCAGCAGGTCCTCGCCCTGCGGCCGGCGCCCCGGCCGGATGTCACACGAGCCGGCCTTCGACTCCTGGATCTGCACGTTGGGGTCCAGCGTCACGCCGAGCAGGTCGTTGGCCGCGTCCCCGCTGACCACGGCGTCGCCGCCCACACCCCAGTGGTACGGCAGCCCGATCTGGTGCACCGTGTGGCCGTTGATCACCAGCGGCGCAACGCGTTTGGTAACCAGCACCCGGGCCTCGATGGCCGCGCGCGGCGAGACGATGGTGGCCCACCCGTAGGGCTCGAGGCCGCGTTCGGCGGCCAGCTCCGGGGACACCTCGCAGAACATCTCCGGTTGCAGCTCCGACAGGTAGGGCAGCCACCGGCTCATGCCGCCGGCGGTGTGATGCTCGGTGAGCCGGTAGGTGGTGAACACGTACGGATACACGTCGGCCCCGGGCTCCCCGGCACTGGGCGCGCTCAGATTGTCCTTGCGCGGGAAGGTGATTCGCGCGGGGTTGCGCTGCTGGGGATACAACGCGTTGGCGACCGGCGACTCCTGCGGTTCGTAGTGGGTGGGCAACGGACCGTCGAGCAGACCCTTCGGCGCGAACAGCCACCCCTTGCCGTCGGCCTGCATGATGAACGGGTCGTCCCCGGCGAGCGCGTCGGGTCCTCCGACGTCGGGGTCGGGCCGGCTGCCCGGCGCCCGGTCGGCGACGAAGTCGGGCACGTCGTAGCCGACCCAGCATCGCTGATCCGCGTCCCACCAGACGTATCGCTTGCGTTCGCTCCACGGCTTGCCGTCCGGGTCGGCCGACGCGCGGTTGTAGAGGATTCTCCGGTCGGCGGGCCACGCCCAGCCCCACTCGTGCTGGCTCGGCGACGCACCGCCGTGCGGGACGCGGCGCGCGGCCTGGTTGACGGCGTTCGCGTAGACGCCGGTGTAGATCCAGCAGCCGGCGGCGGTCGACCCGTCGGCGCGCAGCTCGGTGTACGACGACAACGGATCGCCGTCGCCGACGTGATAGCCGTTGATCTCGGCCAGCACCGATTCGCCGTCGGGCTCGCCGTCCTCGTCCGTCCGGTAGTCCCACGTCAGGTCCAACAGCGGCCGGTCGCGCTCGTCGGTCGATCCGGCCAGCCGCTGCCGGATCCGCTTGCCCAGCTCGTAGAAGAAGGCCAACTCGCTCTGGCACTGACCCGGCGGCTCGACGGCCTTGTGCCGCCACTGCACCAGCCGCTGCGTCTGGGTGAACGATCCCGCCTTCTCCACGTGCGAGGCCGCGGGCAGGAAGAACACCTCGGTCTCGATGTCCTCGGTTTTCAGTTCGCCCGAAGCGATTTCGGGCCCGTCCTTCCACCAGGTGGCCGACTCGATGAGGTTGAGGTCGCGGACCACCAGCCACTTGAGGTGGGACATGCCGAGCCGCTGCAGCCGGCCGTGCGCCGACCCGACCGCGGGGTTCTGGCCCAGCAGGAAGTAGCCCTCGACCTCGTCGGCCAGCATGCCCATCACGGTCTGGTAGGTACCGTGCGGGCCGGACAACCGGGGCAGGTAGTCGTAGGCCCAGTCGTTGTCCTTCGTGGCCGCCTCACCCCACCACGCCTTGAGCAGGCTGATCGCATAGGTGTCGGCGTTGGCCCAGAAACCTTTCTGTTTCTTCGATCCCACGGCGTCGAGATAGTCGGCCAGGCTGTCGTGCATGCCCGCCTTGGGCATGGGCAGGTAGCCGGGCAGCAGGTTGAACAGCGTGGGGATGTCCGTGGAACCCTGAATGGTGGCGTGACCGCGCAGCGCCATGATGCCGCTGCCCGGACGGCCGACGTTGCCCAGCAGCAGCTGCAAAATGGTTGCGGTGCGGATGAATTGGGCGCCCAGGGTGTGCTGCGTCCACCCGACGGCGTACGCGAAACAGGTGGTGCGCTCGCGCCCGGAGTTCTCCACGATGGAGCGGGCGAGGTAGTCGAAATCCGCGCGGCTGATGCCGCAGACGTCCGTGACCATCTCCGGGGTGTAGCGGGCGTAATGGCGCTTGACGATCTGGAAGACGGTGCGCGGGTGCTGCAGCGTTTCGTCCCGCTTCACCCGGGCGTGCGCGAGGGGCGGTCCGCCGCTGCCGTGCTCGTCACCGGCCGCGCTCTGCGAGGCGGTGGCGCCGTGCGGGTGGCCGCCGGCCTGAGGCTCGATCTGGCCGTTCTCCTCTTGTTCGTACGCCCACGTCGACGTGTCGTACTGCCCGGTCTCGGGATCGAACCCGGAGAACAGGCCGTTCAGATCCTCGGTGTCCCTGAACTTTTCGTTGATCAGGGTGGCGGCGTTGGTGTACGCGACGACGTACTCCTTGAACCACAGGTCATGGGTGAGGACGTGGTTGATGAGCGCGCCGAGCAGCACCACGTCCGAGCCGGCCCGGATCGGGATGTGTTTGTCCGACACCGCCGACGTGCGGGTGAAGCGCGGGTCGACGTGGATCACCCGCGCCCCACGGGCCCGGGCCTCCTCGACCCACTGGAAGCCCACCGGGTGGCATTCGGCCATGTTGGAGCCCTGGATGACGATGCAATCCGCGTTGGCCATGTCCTGCAGTGTTTGGGTGGCGCCGCCGCGCCCGAAGGAGGCTCCCAGACCGGGAACCGTGGCGGAGTGTCAAATACGGGCTTGGTTCTCGATCTGAATGGCGCCCGCGG includes:
- a CDS encoding iron-containing redox enzyme family protein, which gives rise to MTRASISTEPALPAAHGPLSTAVRRALTGPPSHDHLTRIGASVRDSDPYGLDLQLALCMCYELHYRGFAGVDPGWEWNPALLTLRAELERVFLAGVRRDVGPIAPGQTAAAEMDAISVEPVDGTGPSYYLRDSGTWQQMREYFVHRSVYHLKEGDPHAWAIPRLMGVAKAAFVAVEFDEYGAGQGHRLHQQLFADLMAAAGLDTTYLAYADVVTAEALAAVNLMSLFGLHRELRGAAIGHFASTEITSPPGSRRMVRALQRMGAPSACVEFYAEHVEADAVHEHVVRIDVVGDLVAREPQLDRDVVFGIRAHAAVENRLADAVMASWQQGRTSLRRALD
- a CDS encoding CDGSH iron-sulfur domain-containing protein; this encodes MTATRVQVVAGGPVLVAGPVRIEMPDGEVVESDRFMVAICTCRRSENYPLCDTSHRRCRNLGRRNTSPAPSATTSDPAATTP
- a CDS encoding HemK2/MTQ2 family protein methyltransferase; translation: MTTTYPGPAVMAASNVYQPQDDSRLLVDVMGESALIPGRRVLDLCTGSGFIAIAAAEMGGADVTAFDICPDAVGCSRGNAVAAGVNVDVRNGTWSDALDCAPFDVVVSNPPYVPAPPHDDTAAIPSCAGPAWAWNAGPDGRMVLDPLCEAAPKLLCDGGTLLLVHSALAGVQQSLDSLKWAGMDAKVVASKWIPFGPVMTARASWLESVGLIPPGRREEELIVIRADKR
- a CDS encoding type 1 glutamine amidotransferase domain-containing protein translates to MANELKGKKVAFLAADGVEKVELEQPRAALQEAGAQVELLSLKDGEIQARNHDLEPAGTFKVDRAVAEASVSEFDGLVLPGGTVNPDKLRMDSSAVSFVRDFASSGKPVAAICHGPWTLLEAGVAEGRTLTSYPSIRTDLRNAGANVVDEEVVVDGNLITSRSPKDLPAFCAAIVRQFAYAPAS
- a CDS encoding LLM class F420-dependent oxidoreductase, whose protein sequence is MTNFGYTLMTEQSGPKDLVRQAVSAEERGFDFEVCSDHFSPWLTSQGHAPNAWAVLGAVAHATERVDLYTYVTCPTMRYHPAVVAQQAATVQILSDGRFTLGLGTGENLNEHIVGKGWPTVERRQDMLREAIKIIRELFGGQLVSFSGDYFQVDSARLWDVPDVPVGIAVAMGGTKAVDKFARLADHFVAVEPDGQLVDAWHAARQAANLAGGGRVIGQIPVCWDRDRDTAIKRAHDQFRWFAGGWKVNADLPTPAGFAGATQFVRPEDVADSIPCGPDLDAIVEAVKPYWEAGFTDVALVQVGGESQDLFLSEAAEPLLAALRSAAN
- the nrfD gene encoding NrfD/PsrC family molybdoenzyme membrane anchor subunit; its protein translation is MSTSEFDSFRPPEPQGGKRRKGKRAGRRGGGDGSREMPMVPEAEFGSYYGRPVVKPAPWGHEVAAYLFLGGVAGGSGLLAAGAQLTGRKTLRRNARLSALIAVLLGAVALVKDLGRPERFVNMLRTVKLTSPMSIGSWILSFFSAGIGIASVAEVDRMTGERIPLGPLRPVLRAVEGPAGLEAAAFAAPLAVYTAVLLTDTATPTWNAAYKDLPFVFVSSASLAASGLAMITTPAREAGPARTLAVIGAVADLVSARFTEYRMDPVTREPLHQGRPGRLLAWSERLAAAGGLGALLGGRHRGIAAVSGLTLLTASALLRFGFFEAGLESARDPRYTIEPQKRRLAARRAASGTGDSITTAG
- a CDS encoding 4Fe-4S dicluster domain-containing protein, whose translation is MGQLSGPTDPTSDAGWVEPKPRKGFFTDTSICIGCKACEVACKEWNRNPRDGDLELLGSSYDNTGSLGASTWRHVAFIEQGRDRIEEARESGRALTDLGMPAIAGAPKRPDVTPPDTPEFRWLMSSDVCKHCTHAGCLDVCPTGALFRTEFGTVVVQDDVCNGCGTCVAGCPFGVVERRSDGTYTTPAQRPGSPAEKPVTGVAQKCTLCYDRLVEDQIPACAKTCPTTSIKFGDHDDLVVTARDRVAALHAQGLTEARLYGANERDGVGGTGSIFLLLDEPEVYGLPPDPRVCTADLPQMFRRAVVAAAGMVGAAAWAFWRNR
- the fdh gene encoding formate dehydrogenase, whose translation is MRKLFLQWPVVRQLRSPDKLGRGSAVTSKRTRAVTPRTTTADRVVQSICPYCAVGCGQRVYVKDERVVQIEGDPDSPISRGRLCPKGAASEQLVNSPGRQLQVLYRAPRATQWQPLELDTAIDMIADRFLESRRHTWQDIDKKGNLLRRTMGIGALGGATLDNEENYLIKKLFTAAGAIQIENQARIUHSATVPGLGASFGRGGATQTLQDMANADCIVIQGSNMAECHPVGFQWVEEARARGARVIHVDPRFTRTSAVSDKHIPIRAGSDVVLLGALINHVLTHDLWFKEYVVAYTNAATLINEKFRDTEDLNGLFSGFDPETGQYDTSTWAYEQEENGQIEPQAGGHPHGATASQSAAGDEHGSGGPPLAHARVKRDETLQHPRTVFQIVKRHYARYTPEMVTDVCGISRADFDYLARSIVENSGRERTTCFAYAVGWTQHTLGAQFIRTATILQLLLGNVGRPGSGIMALRGHATIQGSTDIPTLFNLLPGYLPMPKAGMHDSLADYLDAVGSKKQKGFWANADTYAISLLKAWWGEAATKDNDWAYDYLPRLSGPHGTYQTVMGMLADEVEGYFLLGQNPAVGSAHGRLQRLGMSHLKWLVVRDLNLIESATWWKDGPEIASGELKTEDIETEVFFLPAASHVEKAGSFTQTQRLVQWRHKAVEPPGQCQSELAFFYELGKRIRQRLAGSTDERDRPLLDLTWDYRTDEDGEPDGESVLAEINGYHVGDGDPLSSYTELRADGSTAAGCWIYTGVYANAVNQAARRVPHGGASPSQHEWGWAWPADRRILYNRASADPDGKPWSERKRYVWWDADQRCWVGYDVPDFVADRAPGSRPDPDVGGPDALAGDDPFIMQADGKGWLFAPKGLLDGPLPTHYEPQESPVANALYPQQRNPARITFPRKDNLSAPSAGEPGADVYPYVFTTYRLTEHHTAGGMSRWLPYLSELQPEMFCEVSPELAAERGLEPYGWATIVSPRAAIEARVLVTKRVAPLVINGHTVHQIGLPYHWGVGGDAVVSGDAANDLLGVTLDPNVQIQESKAGSCDIRPGRRPQGEDLLRLIAEYQSRSGATAETGNVRIDDGVWEGGADGSAERTDRPDE